In Prunus dulcis chromosome 1, ALMONDv2, whole genome shotgun sequence, the following are encoded in one genomic region:
- the LOC117616422 gene encoding heterogeneous nuclear ribonucleoprotein 1 — translation MDSDQGKLFIGGISWETSEDKLKEYFSNYGDVLQTVVMRDKVTGRPRGFGFVVFVDPAVLDRVLQDKHTIDGRTVEAKRALSREEQQTTGRVGNANPTRSAGNGGNIRTKKIFVGGLPPTLSEEGFREYFETYGHVTDVVVMYDQSTGRPRGFGFISFDTEEAVDRVLHKTFHDLNGKQVEVKRALPKDANPGGGGRSMGGGQGGGGAAGGGYQGYGASGGNPNAYDGRMDSNRYMQSQSTGGGFPPYGSSGYNAPSYGYGPTSNGIGYGGYASYGGTNTGYGGPAAAAYGNPNAPNAGYASGPPGAPRSSWSSQAPSGYGAMGYGNTAPWGVSGGSAGAGSGGPGSAPAGQSPSAAAGYGAQGYGYGGYSGSDASYANPSGYGAVGGRSGSVPNNNVGGAGGEQGSGGGYVGSGYGDSNGNTGYGNAGWRSDPSQASGNYGGQANGGQVGYGGGYGSAQARQSQQQ, via the exons ATGGATTCAGATCAAGGCAAGCTTTTTATTGGTGGGATTTCATGGGAAACCTCGGAGGATAAGCTGAAGGAGTACTTCAGCAACTACGGCGACGTTTTGCAAACAGTGGTTATGAGGGACAAAGTCACGGGACGCCCTAgaggttttgggtttgttgtttttgtagaTCCTGCTGTTCTTGATAGGGTTCTTCAGGATAAGCACACCATCGATGGTAGAACG GTTGAGGCTAAGAGGGCCCTATCAAGAGAGGAGCAGCAAACCACTGGCAGAGTTGGAAATGCTAACCCTACTAGAAGTGCTGGAAATGGTGGAAATATTAGGACCAAGAAGATATTTGTTGGAGGGTTGCCTCCCACTCTTAGTGAAGAAGGATTCCGTGAGTATTTTGAAACTTATGGCCATGTAACTGATGTAGTAGTAATGTATGACCAAAGTACCGGACGTCCTCGTGGATTTGgatttatttcatttgataCTGAAGAAGCAGTTGATAGGGTTTTGCACAAAACATTTCATGATTTAAATGGTAAGCAAGTGGAAGTTAAGCGGGCTCTTCCCAAAGATGCCAATCCTGGTGGGGGTGGCCGTAGCATGGGGGGTGGtcaaggtggtggtggtgcagCTGGTGGTGGTTATCAAGGATATGGCGCATCTGGTGGCAACCCAAATGCATATGATGGTAGAATGGACTCCAACAGGTACATGCAATCTCAGAGTACTGGAGGTGGTTTTCCACCTTATGGTTCTTCTGGGTATAATGCACCCAGTTATGGGTATGGTCCTACCAGTAATGGAATTGGTTATGGCGGTTATGCAAGTTACGGTGGTACTAATACTGGCTATGGAGGTCCAGCAGCTGCTGCCTACGGAAACCCTAATGCCCCAAATGCTGGCTATGCTAGTGGTCCGCCAGGTGCCCCTAGAAGTTCATGGAGTTCTCAGGCCCCCTCTGGATATGGTGCTATGGGATACGGGAATACTGCTCCTTGGGGTGTTTCAGGTGGCAGTGCAGGTGCAGGCAGTGGCGGCCCTGGTTCTGCACCTGCTGGTCAATCACCTAGTGCAGCGGCTGGGTATGGAGCGCAAGGTTATGGTTATGGTGGGTACAGTGGAAGTGATGCGTCCTATGCAAATCCGTCTGGTTATGGTGCTGTTGGAGGGCGTTCAGGGAGTGTCCCAAATAACAATGTTGGTGGCGCAGGTGGGGAGCAAGGTAGTGGTGGTGGCTATGTTGGGAGTGGCTATGGCGATTCAAATGGAAATACAGGTTATGGAAATGCTGGTTGGAGATCTGATCCATCCCAGGCTTCAGGAAACTATGGTGGTCAGGCAAATGGTGGACAAGTTGGTTATGGTGGGGGGTATGGCAGTGCTCAGGCACGACAATCCCAACAGCAGTAA
- the LOC117614915 gene encoding uncharacterized protein LOC117614915, which translates to MGCFLACFGFSKKKKRRKPGNKVAAAGDHGRGSYVPLDSSLTIIGVDGARESLHSAGSELRAKPKEQTRFKIRKKVSFNLNVQTYEPISTGYHFLESDEEEEVEKNVQEVSKGSLSTSASQRDSTTLRMGLFPSNYRYQNVRDSYDEDDHIADEESDLDNDDNDIDDDDDSEIDDQRISQEGFSRQFCSSSIKGELEYPNSRGNIQCVHSVLSPVENLTQWKAAKAKAAAPKQQKENIAALSQEPRMPPSSRSSYNQSKPLLQEIPVHASLSSWLNSQSTN; encoded by the exons ATGGGGTGCTTCCTTGCCTGCTTTGGTTTTTCTAAGAAAAAAAAGCGGCGAAAACCCGGTAACAAAGTTGCAGCTGCTGGAGACCAT GGACGTGGGAGCTATGTACCATTAGATTCATCTCTGACGATTATTGGTGTCGATGGTGCAAGAGAAAGTCTCCATAGTGCAGGTTCTGAACTCAG AGCCAAGCCTAAGGAGCAGACAAGGTTCAAAATCAGAAAGAAAGTTAGCTTCAATCTAAATGTCCAGACCTATGAGCCTATTTCGACTGGTTATCATTTCTTGGAGAGTGACGAGGAGGAGGAAGTGGAAAAGAATGTCCAAGAAGTATCAAAAGGAAGCCTTTCCACTTCAGCATCTCAAAGGGATTCAACTACATTGCGGATGGGactttttccttcaaattaCAGGTACCAAAATGTTCGAGACAGCTACGACGAAGACGACCATATAGCAGATGAGGAAAGTGATTTAGATAACGATGATAATGacattgatgatgatgatgacagTGAAATTGATGATCAAAGAATAAGCCAAGAGGGGTTTTCAAGGCAATTCTGTTCTTCCTCTATAAAAGGAGAATTGGAATATCCAAATTCTAGAGGCAATATCCAGTGTGTACATTCTGTACTGAGTCCAGTAGAGAATCTGACTCAGTGGAAAGCAGCCAAAGCAAAAGCAGCAGCACCAAAGCAGCAAAAGGAGAATATAGCAGCATTATCTCAAGAACCCCGGATGCCGCCTTCTAGCAGATCAAGTTATAACCAGTCCAAACCTCTATTGCAAGAAATCCCAGTTCATGCCAGTCTTTCAAGTTGGTTAAATTCACAAAGTACAAATTAG
- the LOC117616729 gene encoding uncharacterized protein LOC117616729, translating into MDTDAKDATNGCKTEKSETTDSQRVEENVNGDEDSESNSLLPPRRGGMSRKTNKTRRKVQWNDKNGNKLVEVLEFEPSDVSDSDDEDADSCICIIM; encoded by the exons ATGGATACGGATGCTAAGGATGCTACTAATGGCTGTAAAACTGAGAAGTCGGAGACCACAGACTCTCAAAGAGTTGAGGAAAATGTTAATGGAGATGAAGATAGTGAGTCTAATTCTTTGTTGCCGCCTCGGAGAGGCGGTATGTCTAGGAAAACGAATAAAACCCGACGAAAAGTGCAGTGGAATGATAAGAATGGGAATAAGCTTGTTGAGGtgttggaattcgaaccaag CGATGTTAGTGAttctgatgatgaagatgCGGATTCTTGCATATGTATTATTATGTAG
- the LOC117615241 gene encoding LOW QUALITY PROTEIN: actin-related protein 2/3 complex subunit 2B (The sequence of the model RefSeq protein was modified relative to this genomic sequence to represent the inferred CDS: deleted 1 base in 1 codon): MACLERASPALKRILLKLYRENKSIEIDHHLYEFGSVEYHIQSSTSDTHYTNLSVSTPLLSQGVILPNGISHYTKQMVKGICPDVVEIIEPAKEGYQITLRLDLSKIPNGKDSIKVIADISAVQAVILSSQLKEMLMNVSSQDTFQGMYKTIKLVYHPREPFFIVRQPQKILAVFPIRFKDKTDVIIATAFFQELVDVGSSEKWAKAPPCCWSPIPPPELRGEPFEDLSTNGGFVSFDISSRHVRGKRLDKTVWSLLNFYAYVKYHVKSTRSFIQRRMRKRLQRLVEVLHKRSTQEEEKEEEEEGNHKVQGCMFMRKMINVSKPKVLKRRYNDFSGKSRESVRELKSRDLGVFVDDG; this comes from the exons ATGGCATGCTTAGAGAGGGCATCCCCAGCTTTGAAGAGAATCCTGCTCAAATTGTACCG TGAAAACAAGTCCATAGAGATTGATCATCACTTGTATGAATTTGGGTCTGTGGAATACCATATCCAG TCTTCAACATCAGATACACATTATACCAACTTGTCAGTATCAACCCCGCTCCTTTCCCAAGGAGTCATACTACCAAACGGGATTTCGCATTATACTAAACAGATGGTAAAGGGAATTTGTCCGGATGTTGTGGAGATCATAGAACCTGCAAAAGAAGGATACCAGATTACTTTGAGACTTGATTTGTCTAAAATTCCAAATGGAAAAG aTTCTATAAAGGTAATTGCAGACATTTCTGCTGTGCAAGCAGTAATCTTAAGTTCTCAGCTGAAAGAAATGTTGATGAATGTCAGCTCCCAAGATACATTTCAAGGAATGTATAAGACAATCAAGCTTGTATATCACCCAAGAGAGCCTTTCTTTATTGTTAGACAG CCACAGAAAATCTTAGCAGTATTCCCGATACGTTTTAAAGACAAAACAGACGTCATTATTGCAACAGCCTTCTTTCAG GAACTTGTGGATGTTGGAAGTTCTGAAAAATGGGCCAAAGCACCCCCTTGTTGCTGGTCACCCATTCCACCTCCAGAGTTAAGAGGAGAACCTTTTGAAGATTTGAGTACCAACGGAGGATTTGTCTCTTTTG ATATTTCTTCACGCCATGTCAGAGGTAAAAGACTAGACAAGACTGTATGGAGTTTGTTGAATTTCTATGCCTATGTTAAATACCATGTAAAG AGCACCAGAAGTTTTATTCAGAGAAGGATGAGAAAGCGTTTGCAGAGATTAGTTGAG GTCCTGCATAAGAGAAGCACgcaggaagaagaaaaagaagaagaagaagagggaaaccATAAGGTTCAAG GATGCATGTTCATGAGAAAAATGATCAATGTTTCAAAACCTAAAGTCCTAAAACGAAGATATAATGACTTCAGCGGGAAG TCAAGAGAATCCGTTCGCGAATTAAAATCCAGGGATTTGGGCGTTTTCGTCGACGATGGTTGA
- the LOC117615348 gene encoding uncharacterized protein LOC117615348, which yields MASLATHFSAFVLLFPVGLRRLLCSSSLYLKNPSLYRSKIWYFSEPKWKNFDLYTLTIALPIASFSEIFIFLAFSGHPTYRFAFFQQSAAIFMFWALVILIICRENIDTLHIDEGFVFVIAAISFLVEYSVIGKGISGLGGAMYDILGTLTLVCAVCSLYLSIRPCSFCAEFFLSSGLVLKGTWILQLGLSLYTDAFGLKGCKKMSVWPNQENAEWKCDLEEDGLRGVSLMTLLFIGHAIAVLLLSLMLFALVASNWNLRCGEASGPLLAQLDSGHVLMPSSLDLDME from the coding sequence ATGGCATCACTAGCAACCCATTTCTCAGCGTTCGTGTTGCTCTTTCCCGTAGGCCTACGTCGCCTACTCTGCTCCTCCTCTCTCTACCTCAAGAACCCATCTCTCTACCGATCCAAAATCTGGTATTTCTCAGAACCCAAATGGAAAAACTTTGATTTGTACACTCTCACCATAGCCCTCCCCATTGCTTCCTTCTCCgaaatttttatctttttggcCTTTTCGGGCCACCCCACGTATCGTTTCGCGTTTTTCCAGCAATCAGCAGCCATTTTCATGTTCTGGGCACTCGTCATTTTGATCATCTGCCGTGAAAACATTGACACTTTGCATATCGATGAAGGGTTCGTCTTCGTTATCGCAGCCATTTCGTTCCTGGTCGAGTATTCGGTGATCGGCAAGGGAATTTCGGGTCTTGGTGGAGCTATGTATGATATATTAGGTACATTGACCCTTGTTTGTGCTGTTTGTTCCTTGTATTTATCAATTAGGCCCTGTTCGTTTTGCGCCGAGTTTTTCTTGTCCTCTGGATTGGTCTTAAAGGGCACTTGGATTTTGCAACTTGGATTGTCCTTGTACACTGATGCATTTGGATTAAAAGGGTGCAAGAAAATGTCAGTTTGGCCAAACCAGGAGAATGCTGAGTGGAAATGTGATCTTGAGGAGGATGGTTTGAGGGGTGTTTCTTTGATGACGCTGCTGTTCATTGGGCATGCAATTGCAGTCTTGCTATTGAGTTTGATGTTGTTTGCTTTGGTGGCAAGTAACTGGAATTTGAGGTGTGGTGAGGCCAGTGGCCCGTTGCTAGCGCAGCTTGATTCGGGGCATGTGTTGATGCCTTCTAGCCTCGACCTCGATATGGAATGA
- the LOC117614548 gene encoding pentatricopeptide repeat-containing protein At1g80550, mitochondrial, with amino-acid sequence MLSSITSQRLRPFLLLHLRHAQILLYSSLPHSVSTKPISIHNPTNPEPQSSSTIYDHTTVRETLSSYCNDWKKALDFFNWLETECHFLHTTVTYNRMLDILGKFFEFELCWNLIQKMKQNPVSVPDHTTFRILFKRYVLAHLVKEAIDTYNRLEEFGLKDETSYCNLIDALCEYKHVIEAQELCFWKNKDLGFDKSTKLYNLLLRGWLKMGWWGKCRDFWEEMDRRGVRKDLHSYSIYMDILCKSGKPWKAVKLYKEMKNKGIKLDVVAYNTVIRAIGLSDGVDFSMRLLREMKELGCQPNVGTYNTIIKLLCENGRCKEAFSLLHQMPRMGLLPDVITYHCIFKHLEKPNEILRLFDRMTESGVQPKMDTFVMLMRKFGRWGFLRPMFLVWNRMEKLGCSPDESAYNALIDALVEKGMLDMARQYDEEMLAKGLSAKAREELGTKLVSSESDDG; translated from the coding sequence ATGCTTTCTTCAATTACCTCTCAACGGCTGAgaccctttcttcttcttcatctccgTCACGCTCAAATCCTCCTATATTCCTCTCTTCCTCACTCTGTTTCCACCAAACCCATTTCGATTCACAACCCTACTAACCCAGAACCGCAATCAAGTTCAACAATTTATGACCACACCACGGTGCGTGAAACGCTTTCTTCTTACTGCAATGACTGGAAGAAAGCCTTGGACTTCTTTAACTGGCTGGAAACTGAATGTCACTTCCTACACACCACTGTAACCTACAATCGCATGCTTGACATTCTTGGTAAGTTCTTTGAGTTTGAGCTCTGTTGGAACttaattcaaaaaatgaaGCAGAACCCAGTTTCTGTTCCTGATCATACTACATTTCGCATACTGTTTAAGAGGTATGTATTGGCACACCTTGTAAAGGAAGCTATAGATACTTATAATAGATTGGAAGAGTTTGGTTTGAAGGATGAGACCTCCTATTGTAATCTTATTGATGCTCTTTGTGAGTATAAGCATGTGATTGAAGCCCAAGAATTGTGTTTTTGGAAGAACAAAGATTTGGGCTTTGATAAGAGTACTAAGCTCTATAATTTACTTCTTCGTGGGTGGTTGAAAATGGGGTGGTGGGGTAAGTGTAGGGACTTTTGGGAAGAGATGGATAGGAGAGGTGTTCGTAAAGATTTGCATTCGTATTCAATATATATGGATATATTATGCAAGAGTGGAAAGCCGTGGAAGGCTGTGAAGTTGTACAAGGAGATGAAGAACAAAGGGATCAAACTGGATGTGGTGGCATATAATACAGTTATTCGTGCCATTGGTCTTTCTGATGGTGTTGATTTTTCAATGAGGTTGCTAAGGGAGATGAAGGAATTGGGTTGTCAACCAAATGTCGGGACCTATAATACAATTATAAAGCTTTTGTGCGAGAATGGGAGATGTAAGGAGGCATTTTCGTTGCTTCATCAAATGCCTAGGATGGGATTACTACCAGATGTGATAACATATCATTGCATTTTTAAGCATCTAGAGAAGCCAAATGAGATTCTTAGACTGTTTGATAGGATGACTGAAAGTGGGGTTCAACCAAAGATGGACACTTTTGTGATGCTTATGAGGAAGTTTGGAAGATGGGGATTCCTCAGACCAATGTTTCTTGTGTGGAATAGGATGGAAAAACTTGGGTGTAGTCCTGATGAGTCTGCTTACAATGCTTTAATCGATGCTCTGGTGGAAAAAGGTATGTTAGACATGGCTAGGCAGTATGATGAAGAGATGCTAGCAAAGGGTCTTTCAGCTAAGGCAAGGGAGGAGTTGGGGACGAAATTAGTGAGCAGTGAATCTGATGATGGGTAA